The following proteins are co-located in the Manihot esculenta cultivar AM560-2 chromosome 9, M.esculenta_v8, whole genome shotgun sequence genome:
- the LOC110623809 gene encoding probable galactinol--sucrose galactosyltransferase 2 isoform X1 — translation MLRIAGAQQHLKGVRPYWRKFYGGHLNNARMISPNSQICFCRRNYRRLVTQCSAAAAMTVTPKISINDGNLVVHGKTILTGVPDNIVLTPGSGVGLVAGAFLGATASNSKSLHVFPVGVLEGLRFMCCFRFKLWWMTQRMGNCGRDIPLETQFMLVESRDGGEGVDQDDAQTIYTVFLPLLEGQFRAVLQGNEKNEMEICLESGDNAVETKQGLYLVYMHAGTNPFEVINQAVKAVEKHMKTFLHREKKKLPSFLDWFGWCTWDAFYTDVTAEGVEEGLKSLSEGGTPPRFLIIDDGWQQIETKAKEDANAVVQEGAQFASRLTGIKENAKFQKNGENAEEARGLKHVVEDAKRRHNVKFVYVWHALAGYWGGVNPAAAGMEHYDPALAYPVQSPGILGNQPDIVMDSLAVHGLGLVHPKKVFDFYNELHAYLASCGVDGVKVDVQNIIETLGSGHGGRVSLTRSYHQALEASVARNFPDNGCIACMCHNTDGIYSAKQTAVVRASDDFYPRDPASHTIHISSVAYNTVFLGEFMQPDWDMFHSLHPAADYHGAARAIGGCAIYVSDKPGNHNFELLKKLVLPDGSVLRAQLPGRPTRDSLFVDPARDGTSLLKIWNVNKCTGVVGVFNCQGAGWCKVEKKTRIHDASPGTLTGSVRATDVDCIAQVAGADWNGETIVYAHKSGEVFRLPKGASVPVTLKVLDFELFHFCPIKEITSNISFAPIGLLDMFNTGGAVDQFEIKMASDKKPEHLDGEVSTDVTTSLSENRSPTATIALKVRGCGRFGAYSSQRPLKCIVGNAETNFNYDPDTGLVTLTLPVPEEEMYRWPVEIHV, via the exons ATGCTAAGGATTGCGGGAGCACAACAACATTTGAAGGGCGTTCGTCCTTATTGGCGGAAGTTTTATGGCGGTCATCTCAACAATGCTCGAATGATATCCCCAAATTCTCAAATTTGCTTCTGCAGAAGAAATTATAGACGCTTAg TAACTCAGTGctcagcagcagcagcaatgACTGTCACTCCCAAGATTTCAATCAACGATGGGAACCTTGTTGTTCATGGGAAGACCATATTAACTGGAGTGCCAGATAACATCGTCTTGACTCCTGGATCGGGCGTGGGACTCGTTGCTGGTGCATTCCTTGGTGCCACTGCTTCCAATAGCAAAAGTCTCCATGTCTTTCCTGTAGGCGTTTTAGA GGgtctccgtttcatgtgttgTTTCCGTTTTAAGTTATGGTGGATGACCCAGAGGATGGGCAATTGTGGGAGAGACATTCCTTTGGAGACCCAGTTCATGCTAGTGGAGAGCAGAGATGGTGGTGAAGGGGTTGATCAGGATGATGCCCAGACTATCTATACTGTCTTCCTTCCCCTACTTGAAGGCCAGTTCCGTGCTGTTCTGCAAGGCAATGAAAAGAATGAGATGGAGATCTGCCTTGAGAGCG GGGATAATGCTGTTGAAACCAAGCAGGGCCTTTACCTAGTCTACATGCATGCTGGGACCAACCCCTTTGAAGTTATCAATCAGGCAGTAAA GGCTGtggaaaaacacatgaaaactttccttcatCGTGAAAAGAAAAAG TTGCCATCTTTCCTTGACTGGTTTGGATGGTGCACTTGGGATGCGTTTTACACTGATGTCACAGCTGAGGGTGTTGAGGAAGGCCTTAAAAG CCTATCAGAGGGAGGGACTCCTCCACGATTTTTGATCATAGATGATGGTTGGCAACAGATTGAAACCAAAGCTAAGGAAGATGCTAATGCAGTTGTGCAAGAAGGAGCACA ATTTGCAAGTAGGCTCACTGGAATAAAGGAGAATGCAAAATTTCAGAAGAATGGTGAAAATGCTGAGGAGGCCAGAGGACTAAAGCATGTTGTTGAAGATGCCAAGCGACGACACAATGTGAA gtTTGTGTATGTGTGGCATGCTTTAGCTGGCTACTGGGGTGGAGTAAATCCAGCAGCTGCTGGAATGGAACATTATGACCCTGCATTGGCATATCCAGTTCAGTCTCCTGGTATACTAGGCAACCAACCAGACATTGTCATGGACAGTCTCGCTGTCCATGGCCTTGGTTTGGTGCATCCCAAGAAGGTTTTCGACTTCTACAATGAGCTTCACGCCTACTTGGCCTCATGTGGGGTAGATGGAGTGAAGGTTGATGTTCAAAACATCATCGAGACTCTTGGTTCTGGTCATGGTGGTAGAGTTTCCCTCACCCGCAGCTACCACCAAGCTCTTGAGGCTTCAGTTGCGCGAAACTTCCCTGACAATGGATGTATTGCATGCATGTGCCATAACACTGATGGGATCTATAGTGCCAAGCAGACTGCAGTTGTGAGAGCTTCTGATGATTTTTACCCTAGGGACCCTGCTTCCCACACCATTCATATTTCTTCCGTGGCTTACAACACCGTATTCCTTGGAGAATTTATGCAACCTGACTGGGATATGTTCCAT AGCTTACACCCTGCTGCTGATTATCATGGCGCAGCTCGTGCTATTGGTGGGTGTGCAATCTATGTCAG TGATAAGCCCGGCAACCACAACTTTGAGCTGCTGAAGAAGCTAGTCCTTCCTGATGGATCAGTTTTGCGTGCCCAACTTCCTGGTAGGCCAACCCGTGATTCTCTCTTTGTTGATCCAGCAAGAGATGGCACCAG CTTGCTTAAGATATGGAATGTGAACAAATGTACCGGTGTGGTTGGTGTTTTTAATTGCCAAGGTGCTGGTTGGTGCAAAGTTGAAAAGAAAACCCGCATTCATGATGCTTCTCCTGGTACCCTCACGGGCTCTGTTCGTGCCACTGACGTGGACTGTATTGCCCAAGTTGCTGGTGCAGATTGGAATGGGGAGACAATAGTATATGCCCACAAATCAG GGGAGgtgtttcggctgcctaaaggtGCTTCTGTGCCGGTGACACTGAAAGTTCTCGACTTTGAACTCTTCCATTTCTGTCCAATTAAG GAAATCACTTCCAACATTTCATTTGCACCAATTGGGTTGCTTGACATGTTCAACACAGGCGGTGCTGTGGACCAATTTGAAATCAAGATGGCTTCTGACAAGAAGCCAGAGCATTTGGATGGTGAGGTCTCCACAGATGTGACTACTTCACTGAGCGAAAATCGTTCCCCAACTGCAACCATTGCACTCAAAGTCAGAGGCTGCGGACGTTTCGGGGCATACTCTTCACAGCGCCCATTGAAATGCATTGTTGGTAACGCTGAAACCAACTTCAACTATGACCCTGATACTGGACTAGTGACCCTGACTCTCCCCGTACCAGAGGAGGAGATGTATAGATGGCCTGTGGAGATCCACGTTTAG
- the LOC110623810 gene encoding pentatricopeptide repeat-containing protein At4g21065, which produces MSYKFLSLSSIVSNINIDPSVGYEGIIEGGKSLDIRGLGEKAEQPAILKTFVGHKIARLYASNGEDDCNIREDDNIGINKWSISTSGKRGCRKNRLSAFDKRNEIVVDNIDRDIVEDVTDFEEEERKEINDEINETDTNNSSSDDSSKEELEEEEEEARIVFLIRKCPSMFILSQIHARILTHLLPLSTVSFLLSKVLSFSALSPLGNFAYARKVFSQIPNPGVFAYNTIIRGGSYTKTPSKEPFYFYKRMLTRAYPTPNTFTIAFVLKACSSIIALEEGQQVHACILRSGYTLSPYVQSSLVNFYAKCEEITLARKVFDEITERNLVSWSAMITGYARVGMVNETFSVFREMQGVGIEPDEVSLVGVISACAMAGALDIGKWIHTYINKRKLDIDLELNTALVNMYAKCGYIEKAKEIFDEMPVKDSKAWSSMIVGLAIHGLAQDALDMFTRMEEAKAKPNHVTFIGVLSACARGGLVSEGKRHWSRMLELGIEPSMEHYGCMVDLLCRGGLVDEAYNFALSTPSPNAVIWRTLLVGYKRNQMLQQAEMVAERLFELEPLNAENYIILSNLYATVSEWEKMSHVRKKMKEKGIKAVPGCTSIEIDGFVHEFVMGDWSHPEAEEIKRILKNVSARIHSTGYEPRVSSVLHYVDDEEKENSLFEHSERLAIAYGLLKTKAPAAIRIVKNLTVCEDCHEVTKIISRVYNREIIVRDRVRFHKFVNGTCSCNDHW; this is translated from the exons ATGAGTTATAAATTTCTATCTTTGTCCAGTATTGTTAGTAATATAAACATTGATCCAAGTGTGGGTTATGAGGGTATTATCGAGGGAGGTAAAAGCTTAGATATAAGGGGATTAGGTGAAAAAGCAGAACAGCCAGCTATTTTAAAAACTTTTGTGGGACACAAG ATAGCTCGTTTATATGCATCCAATGGTGAAGATGATTGCAATATTAGAGAAGATGATAATATAGGGATAAACAAATGGAGTATTTCTACTAGTGGAAAGAGAGGATGTAGGAAGAATAGATTGTCTGCATTTGATAAGAGAAATGAGATAGTTGTGGATAATATTGATAGAGATATAGTTGAGGATGTCACAGATTTCGAAGAGGAAGAAAGAAAGGAAATTAATGATGAGATAAATGAGACAGATACTAACAATAGTTCTAGTGATGATAGTTCAA aagaagagctggaagaagaagaagaagaagcgcGAATCGTTTTTCTCATCCGAAAATGCCCGAGCATGTTCATTCTCAGCCAAATCCATGCGCGCATCCTTACACATCTCCTTCCTCTCTCCACTGTTTCCTTCTTGCTCTCCAAAGTTCTCTCCTTCTCCGCTCTCTCTCCCCTTGGAAACTTCGCCTATGCACGCAAAGTTTTCTCTCAAATCCCAAACCCAGGCGTTTTTGCTTACAACACCATTATAAGGGGTGGTTCATATACTAAAACCCCATCAAAAGAACCCTTTTATTTCTACAAAAGGATGCTCACAAGAGCCTACCCAACTCCAAACACTTTTACAATTGCTTTTGTTCTAAAAGCATGCTCATCTATAATAGCGCTTGAAGAGGGTCAGCAGGTCCATGCTTGTATATTGCGATCTGGGTATACTTTAAGCCCTTACGTGCAATCTTCGTTGGTCAATTTCTACGCCAAGTGTGAGGAAATTACGCTTGCTAGGAAGGTGTTTGATGAAATTACTGAGAGGAATTTGGTTTCCTGGAGTGCAATGATAACTGGGTATGCAAGGGTGGGAATGGTCAATGAGACTTTTAGTGTGTTTAGGGAAATGCAGGGGGTCGGTATTGAACCTGATGAAGTTTCCTTGGTTGGTGTCATTTCTGCATGTGCCATGGCGGGAGCACTGGATATAGGGAAGTGGATTCATACGTATATCAACAAAAGGAAGCTTGATATTGATCTTGAGCTTAATACAGCACTAGTCAATATGTACGCTAAGTGTGGGTACATAGAGAAAGCAAAAGAAATTTTTGATGAGATGCCAGTAAAGGATAGTAAAGCTTGGAGTTCAATGATTGTTGGATTGGCCATTCATGGACTTGCACAGGATGCGTTGGACATGTTTACAAGGATGGAAGAAGCAAAG GCCAAGCCGAACCATGTTACCTTCATTGGCGTTTTATCTGCATGTGCCCGTGGTGGACTAgtttcagaaggaaagagacaTTGGTCAAGGATGCTTGAATTGGGCATAGAACCTTCAATGGAGCATTATGGTTGTATGGTTGATTTGCTATGCCGAGGAGGCCTTGTTGACGAGGCCTACAATTTTGCCTTATCCACACCCTCTCCAAATGCAGTAATTTGGCGAACATTACTTGTGGGTTACAAGAGAAATCAGATGTTACAGCAAGCTGAAATGGTTGCTGAGCGGCTATTCGAACTCGAACCCCTAAATGCAGAAAATTACATCATTCTTTCAAATTTGTATGCTACTGTTTCAGAGTGGGAGAAAATGAGCCATGTGAGAAAGAAGATGAAAGAAAAAGGCATCAAGGCAGTGCCAGGATGCACCTCTATTGAGATTGATGGATTTGTGCATGAGTTTGTAATGGGTGACTGGTCACACCCTGAGGCAGAGGAAATAAAAAGAATTCTGAAGAATGTCTCTGCAAGGATTCATAGCACTGGATATGAGCCACGTGTGTCTTCTGTGCTTCACTATGTGGATGATGAAGAGAAGGAGAATTCTTTGTTTGAGCATAGTGAGAGGCTCGCCATTGCTTATGGCCTGTTGAAGACTAAAGCACCTGCAGCAATTAGGATAGTTAAGAATCTGACAGTTTGTGAGGACTGCCATGAAGTGACAAAAATTATCAGTAGAGTTTATAACAGGGAAATTATTGTAAGGGATCGGGTTCGTTTCCACAAATTTGTCAATGGAACATGTTCCTGTAATGATCACTGGTAA
- the LOC110623809 gene encoding probable galactinol--sucrose galactosyltransferase 2 isoform X2, whose protein sequence is MTVTPKISINDGNLVVHGKTILTGVPDNIVLTPGSGVGLVAGAFLGATASNSKSLHVFPVGVLEGLRFMCCFRFKLWWMTQRMGNCGRDIPLETQFMLVESRDGGEGVDQDDAQTIYTVFLPLLEGQFRAVLQGNEKNEMEICLESGDNAVETKQGLYLVYMHAGTNPFEVINQAVKAVEKHMKTFLHREKKKLPSFLDWFGWCTWDAFYTDVTAEGVEEGLKSLSEGGTPPRFLIIDDGWQQIETKAKEDANAVVQEGAQFASRLTGIKENAKFQKNGENAEEARGLKHVVEDAKRRHNVKFVYVWHALAGYWGGVNPAAAGMEHYDPALAYPVQSPGILGNQPDIVMDSLAVHGLGLVHPKKVFDFYNELHAYLASCGVDGVKVDVQNIIETLGSGHGGRVSLTRSYHQALEASVARNFPDNGCIACMCHNTDGIYSAKQTAVVRASDDFYPRDPASHTIHISSVAYNTVFLGEFMQPDWDMFHSLHPAADYHGAARAIGGCAIYVSDKPGNHNFELLKKLVLPDGSVLRAQLPGRPTRDSLFVDPARDGTSLLKIWNVNKCTGVVGVFNCQGAGWCKVEKKTRIHDASPGTLTGSVRATDVDCIAQVAGADWNGETIVYAHKSGEVFRLPKGASVPVTLKVLDFELFHFCPIKEITSNISFAPIGLLDMFNTGGAVDQFEIKMASDKKPEHLDGEVSTDVTTSLSENRSPTATIALKVRGCGRFGAYSSQRPLKCIVGNAETNFNYDPDTGLVTLTLPVPEEEMYRWPVEIHV, encoded by the exons atgACTGTCACTCCCAAGATTTCAATCAACGATGGGAACCTTGTTGTTCATGGGAAGACCATATTAACTGGAGTGCCAGATAACATCGTCTTGACTCCTGGATCGGGCGTGGGACTCGTTGCTGGTGCATTCCTTGGTGCCACTGCTTCCAATAGCAAAAGTCTCCATGTCTTTCCTGTAGGCGTTTTAGA GGgtctccgtttcatgtgttgTTTCCGTTTTAAGTTATGGTGGATGACCCAGAGGATGGGCAATTGTGGGAGAGACATTCCTTTGGAGACCCAGTTCATGCTAGTGGAGAGCAGAGATGGTGGTGAAGGGGTTGATCAGGATGATGCCCAGACTATCTATACTGTCTTCCTTCCCCTACTTGAAGGCCAGTTCCGTGCTGTTCTGCAAGGCAATGAAAAGAATGAGATGGAGATCTGCCTTGAGAGCG GGGATAATGCTGTTGAAACCAAGCAGGGCCTTTACCTAGTCTACATGCATGCTGGGACCAACCCCTTTGAAGTTATCAATCAGGCAGTAAA GGCTGtggaaaaacacatgaaaactttccttcatCGTGAAAAGAAAAAG TTGCCATCTTTCCTTGACTGGTTTGGATGGTGCACTTGGGATGCGTTTTACACTGATGTCACAGCTGAGGGTGTTGAGGAAGGCCTTAAAAG CCTATCAGAGGGAGGGACTCCTCCACGATTTTTGATCATAGATGATGGTTGGCAACAGATTGAAACCAAAGCTAAGGAAGATGCTAATGCAGTTGTGCAAGAAGGAGCACA ATTTGCAAGTAGGCTCACTGGAATAAAGGAGAATGCAAAATTTCAGAAGAATGGTGAAAATGCTGAGGAGGCCAGAGGACTAAAGCATGTTGTTGAAGATGCCAAGCGACGACACAATGTGAA gtTTGTGTATGTGTGGCATGCTTTAGCTGGCTACTGGGGTGGAGTAAATCCAGCAGCTGCTGGAATGGAACATTATGACCCTGCATTGGCATATCCAGTTCAGTCTCCTGGTATACTAGGCAACCAACCAGACATTGTCATGGACAGTCTCGCTGTCCATGGCCTTGGTTTGGTGCATCCCAAGAAGGTTTTCGACTTCTACAATGAGCTTCACGCCTACTTGGCCTCATGTGGGGTAGATGGAGTGAAGGTTGATGTTCAAAACATCATCGAGACTCTTGGTTCTGGTCATGGTGGTAGAGTTTCCCTCACCCGCAGCTACCACCAAGCTCTTGAGGCTTCAGTTGCGCGAAACTTCCCTGACAATGGATGTATTGCATGCATGTGCCATAACACTGATGGGATCTATAGTGCCAAGCAGACTGCAGTTGTGAGAGCTTCTGATGATTTTTACCCTAGGGACCCTGCTTCCCACACCATTCATATTTCTTCCGTGGCTTACAACACCGTATTCCTTGGAGAATTTATGCAACCTGACTGGGATATGTTCCAT AGCTTACACCCTGCTGCTGATTATCATGGCGCAGCTCGTGCTATTGGTGGGTGTGCAATCTATGTCAG TGATAAGCCCGGCAACCACAACTTTGAGCTGCTGAAGAAGCTAGTCCTTCCTGATGGATCAGTTTTGCGTGCCCAACTTCCTGGTAGGCCAACCCGTGATTCTCTCTTTGTTGATCCAGCAAGAGATGGCACCAG CTTGCTTAAGATATGGAATGTGAACAAATGTACCGGTGTGGTTGGTGTTTTTAATTGCCAAGGTGCTGGTTGGTGCAAAGTTGAAAAGAAAACCCGCATTCATGATGCTTCTCCTGGTACCCTCACGGGCTCTGTTCGTGCCACTGACGTGGACTGTATTGCCCAAGTTGCTGGTGCAGATTGGAATGGGGAGACAATAGTATATGCCCACAAATCAG GGGAGgtgtttcggctgcctaaaggtGCTTCTGTGCCGGTGACACTGAAAGTTCTCGACTTTGAACTCTTCCATTTCTGTCCAATTAAG GAAATCACTTCCAACATTTCATTTGCACCAATTGGGTTGCTTGACATGTTCAACACAGGCGGTGCTGTGGACCAATTTGAAATCAAGATGGCTTCTGACAAGAAGCCAGAGCATTTGGATGGTGAGGTCTCCACAGATGTGACTACTTCACTGAGCGAAAATCGTTCCCCAACTGCAACCATTGCACTCAAAGTCAGAGGCTGCGGACGTTTCGGGGCATACTCTTCACAGCGCCCATTGAAATGCATTGTTGGTAACGCTGAAACCAACTTCAACTATGACCCTGATACTGGACTAGTGACCCTGACTCTCCCCGTACCAGAGGAGGAGATGTATAGATGGCCTGTGGAGATCCACGTTTAG
- the LOC110622452 gene encoding polygalacturonase, which translates to MPLQGLHLYLFFFIIIIFFAIIPCYYCLQGDTLNHYLQEEDGYDSGAYPSYINSIEDGHFKVKIFDDKVGSISTSVHKVNVDDFKPNFDNNHDDDTEAFEKAWEEACSSEEGAVIVVPEKKYRLKPVRFSGPCKSNITVQIYGIIEASDDRSDYEEDERHWLVFDKVENLLVEGGGTIDGNGNIWWQNSCKVDKDLPCKDAPTALTFYRCQNLVVDNLTIQNAQQMHISFQRSKDVQVSNLNVTSPEHSPNTDGIHVTHTNNIQIANSSIGTGDDCISIVSGSQNVQAKNISCGPGHGISIGSLGSRHSKDYVSEVTIDGAEISGTTNGVRIKTWQGGSGIAKNIKFQNIEMHNVSNPIIINQYYCDHHKPCKEQKSAVKVKNVMYKNIKGTSATEVAIKFECSKAYPCQDILLQDVVLETEEAYQTAKALCNNVNLAELGLVLPQCPSLSSM; encoded by the exons ATGCCTTTGCAAGGACTTCACCTTTATCtattcttcttcatcatcatcattttctTTGCCATTATTCCTTGCTATTATTGTTTACAAGGAGACACCCTTAATCATTATCTTCAAGAAGAAGATGGGTATGATTCTGGAGCTTACCCTTCTTATATCAACTCCATTGAAGATGGCCACTTCAAGGTGaagatatttgatgataaagTTGGTAGCATATCAACTTCAGTTCATAAAGTTAACGTTGATGATTTCAAACCTAACTTTGATAACAATCATGATGATGATACAGAA GCATTTGAGAAGGCATGGGAGGAAGCTTGTTCGTCTGAAGAAGGAGCTGTTATTGTTGTGCCTGAGAAGAAGTATCGTTTGAAGCCAGTTAGATTCTCAGGTCCATGCAAATCCAATATTACAGTGCAG ATATATGGAATCATTGAAGCATCAGATGATAGATCAGACTATGAAGAAGACGAGAGACACTGGCTAGTGTTTGATAAAGTTGAGAATTTGTTAGTCGAAGGTGGTGGAACCATTGATGGAAATGGTAATATATGGTGGCAAAATTCATGCAAAGTTGATAAAGATCTT CCTTGCAAGGACGCCCCTACG GCTCTCACTTTCTACAGATGCCAGAATTTGGTTGTGGACAACCTTACAATCCAAAATGCACAACAAATGCATATTTCTTTTCAAAGAAGCAAGGATGTTCAAGTCTCCAATCTTAATGTAACTTCACCTGAGCACAGCCCCAACACAGATGGAATTCATGTCACTCATACTAATAATATCCAAATTGCAAATTCATCTATTGGAACAG GTGATGATTGTATCTCTATTGTGAGTGGGTCCCAAAATGTGCAAGCCAAGAACATATCCTGTGGGCCAGGTCATGGAATAAG TATTGGCAGCTTAGGGTCTCGCCATTCAAAAGATTATGTTTCAGAAGTAACTATTGATGGGGCTGAGATTTCTGGGACTACCAATGGTGTCAGGATCAAAACATGGCAG GGAGGGTCAGGAATAGCCAAGAACATCAAGTTTCAAAACATTGAAATGCACAATGTGAGCAACCCCATTATAATAAATCAGTACTATTGTGATCATCATAAACCATGTAAAGAACAg AAATCAGCAGTTAAAGTGAAAAATGTGATGTACAAGAACATAAAGGGGACAAGTGCTACTGAAGTGGCAATCAAATTTGAATGTAGCAAAGCTTATCCATGTCAAGATATTTTATTGCAAGATGTTGTCTTGGAAACTGAAGAAGCTTATCAAACAGCAAAAGCTTTATGCAATAATGTTAATTTAGCTGAATTGGGACTTGTTCTTCCTCAATGTCCCTCACTAAGTTCTATGTAA